Proteins encoded by one window of Candidatus Saccharibacteria bacterium:
- a CDS encoding cysteine desulfurase → MKRVYLDYAAATPLDNEVGKVMVKTARSFANPSASYSSARTAKEILRLARKSVAMFLGANSTEIIFISGATEANNLAILGYARAHKAPKARIISIATEHASVYEPLLQLEREGFEVVWCPVDESGQVKQAELKKLINSKTILITISAVNSEFGTVQPIAEICRLAKQANKNVVIHTDASAATNLNLQVNRLGVDLLTLSGAKVYGPKSAGVLYVRRGTKLEPTAFGGAQQRGLRPGSEDVVAAAGMAKALELASQHRKVDNLKFQALYLKLISFVQKNYPKAIINGHKKSRVFWCVSICFAGINGEDLVASLDAAGLEVATGAACEASNDRPSRALMTLGLNSGQAQGSLRVSFGRSTSGDDVDRFLAALSNCLKQFGYN, encoded by the coding sequence ATGAAGCGTGTTTATTTAGATTACGCTGCCGCCACACCACTAGATAATGAGGTCGGAAAAGTTATGGTTAAAACCGCCAGAAGCTTTGCCAATCCTTCGGCTAGCTACTCGAGTGCGCGTACAGCCAAAGAGATTCTACGCTTAGCTCGAAAGTCTGTTGCCATGTTTTTGGGTGCCAACTCGACTGAGATTATATTTATCAGCGGTGCTACTGAAGCCAACAACCTGGCTATCTTAGGTTATGCCCGTGCCCACAAAGCTCCAAAAGCACGTATAATTAGTATCGCTACCGAGCACGCTTCGGTTTATGAACCTCTCTTACAGCTTGAGCGCGAAGGCTTTGAGGTCGTATGGTGCCCAGTCGACGAATCTGGGCAGGTTAAGCAAGCTGAACTCAAAAAGCTTATAAACAGCAAAACAATTTTAATCACAATTTCAGCAGTAAACAGCGAATTCGGTACGGTCCAGCCAATTGCGGAGATCTGCCGGCTAGCCAAACAGGCCAATAAGAACGTTGTTATTCACACCGATGCCTCGGCTGCTACCAACTTAAATTTACAGGTTAATAGGCTGGGAGTGGACTTGCTAACCCTGAGCGGCGCCAAGGTCTATGGCCCTAAAAGTGCCGGTGTATTGTATGTACGCCGTGGTACCAAACTCGAACCCACCGCTTTCGGCGGCGCTCAGCAACGGGGATTACGGCCGGGTAGCGAGGACGTGGTTGCTGCTGCAGGCATGGCCAAGGCCTTGGAGCTTGCAAGCCAACATCGTAAAGTCGACAATCTAAAATTTCAAGCACTCTATCTTAAGCTAATCAGTTTTGTGCAAAAAAATTATCCAAAGGCTATAATTAACGGCCACAAAAAGTCTAGGGTGTTTTGGTGTGTGAGCATTTGTTTTGCCGGCATCAACGGCGAAGATTTGGTGGCAAGTCTGGATGCTGCAGGGCTTGAAGTGGCCACTGGTGCGGCCTGCGAGGCTAGCAACGACCGGCCCAGCCGCGCACTAATGACACTTGGCCTAAATAGCGGGCAAGCTCAAGGGTCACTCAGAGTTAGTTTTGGCCGTAGTACTAGTGGCGATGATGTCGATCGATTTCTGGCAGCTTTGTCGAATTGTTTAAAGCAATTTGGGTATAATTAA
- a CDS encoding YdcF family protein: MKKRTVAAIILAGLIGGLVLLIFFGLGFFLSPQDNLQKADAIVVISGGRTTARAQKGIQLFKDGYGKKLILSGAALDDGPSNALAMRDQALSAGIADQDILIDEAAQDTYQNAIDSKHILDQLDARSLILVTSPYHQRRADMTFRAVLGPAYKVIGVSAFDDRWSKAAWWKSGFAFDISLSELQKLVFIYLTGSYQ, encoded by the coding sequence ATGAAGAAGCGTACAGTTGCAGCAATTATCTTGGCTGGTCTTATTGGCGGCTTGGTCTTGTTGATTTTCTTTGGCCTAGGCTTTTTTTTGAGCCCTCAAGATAACTTGCAAAAGGCCGATGCTATTGTGGTGATCTCGGGCGGCCGCACAACAGCTAGAGCCCAGAAGGGCATCCAACTATTTAAAGATGGCTACGGCAAAAAGCTAATTCTTTCTGGTGCTGCTCTCGACGATGGCCCCAGCAACGCCCTGGCTATGCGCGATCAGGCTTTGAGTGCTGGCATAGCCGACCAAGACATATTGATAGATGAAGCTGCTCAAGACACCTATCAAAACGCAATCGATAGCAAACATATCTTAGACCAACTCGATGCCCGCAGTTTAATATTGGTAACCAGCCCCTACCATCAACGCCGGGCCGATATGACATTTAGGGCAGTGCTTGGGCCAGCCTACAAGGTAATTGGGGTTTCTGCCTTCGACGATCGCTGGAGCAAGGCGGCTTGGTGGAAGTCGGGCTTTGCTTTTGATATTTCTTTGAGTGAGTTACAAAAGCTAGTGTTTATTTACCTAACCGGCAGTTACCAATGA